One region of Corynebacterium capitovis DSM 44611 genomic DNA includes:
- a CDS encoding alpha/beta hydrolase codes for MHSGSTPQRLTDLTWEADILGPGYESAHLEMANNEQATLVRSIPDAPTGKPALLWVHGMSDYFFQTHVADYFTSQGYPFYAIDLRRCGRSHRGEELWHYTTDLSEYFPELTIALNLLAEKHGTVVPVAHSTGGLIVPIWADELRRRDVRSHSNLAGLVLDSPWLDMPFPGWTVLLLRGLVALLGKRFPTIRLLKGGTGTYGRSISASEHGEWDFDPRMKPVKGHNVELGWLRAVFLGQEKIHSGEVDTGVPMLTLCSSHSYLSKPYSAAADTADTVLDVSQIRRWAPTLSSDDSTVEVINGARHDVFLSEKHARETALTTTLSWLEQVTADSSDEEA; via the coding sequence ATGCACAGCGGTTCAACGCCCCAACGACTCACGGACCTGACATGGGAGGCGGATATTCTCGGCCCCGGTTACGAAAGTGCCCACCTTGAAATGGCCAATAATGAACAGGCCACCCTGGTTCGGTCGATTCCCGATGCCCCGACCGGAAAGCCGGCCCTTCTCTGGGTCCACGGGATGTCCGACTACTTCTTCCAAACCCACGTTGCGGACTATTTCACATCACAGGGCTACCCGTTTTACGCGATCGATTTACGACGGTGCGGCCGCTCGCATCGCGGCGAGGAGTTATGGCATTACACGACCGACCTCTCGGAGTACTTCCCCGAGCTGACAATTGCTCTCAACCTGCTGGCGGAAAAACACGGCACCGTCGTGCCGGTGGCGCACTCGACCGGTGGCCTGATCGTGCCCATCTGGGCCGACGAGCTGCGTCGCCGCGATGTCCGCTCCCACAGCAACCTGGCGGGCCTCGTGCTGGACAGCCCGTGGCTTGACATGCCATTTCCCGGCTGGACCGTACTGCTCTTGCGGGGCCTGGTGGCGCTGCTCGGGAAACGGTTCCCCACCATTCGCCTCCTGAAAGGCGGAACGGGCACGTACGGCAGATCCATCTCGGCCTCCGAACACGGCGAGTGGGATTTCGACCCCCGCATGAAGCCGGTCAAAGGGCATAACGTGGAGCTCGGCTGGCTCCGCGCGGTCTTCCTGGGCCAAGAAAAGATCCATTCGGGAGAGGTCGACACGGGCGTGCCGATGCTAACGTTGTGTTCCTCCCACTCCTATTTGAGTAAGCCGTACTCGGCTGCCGCCGACACCGCGGACACGGTCCTTGACGTCTCGCAGATCCGGAGGTGGGCTCCCACGCTCTCCTCCGATGATTCCACCGTCGAAGTCATCAACGGCGCCCGCCACGACGTGTTCCTTTCGGAAAAACACGCCCGGGAGACCGCTCTGACCACGACATTGTCGTGGCTGGAACAGGTAACCGCCGACTCCAGTGACGAAGAGGCCTAA
- a CDS encoding protein adenylyltransferase SelO family protein, with protein sequence MNAPDLAHTFAEHLPEMAVPGQAATFPTPRIEVLNEPLARELGLDPTWLRTEEGTGWLAGATGGHATAYAGHQFGQFVPLLGDGRALLLGDVTGHEIQLKGSGPTPFSRPGSDGLGALGPMLREHLVSEFMHAVGVPTTRSLAVLSTGQKIMRRQGVVPGGIEVRVARSHLRVGSIQYAAMRSATLLSSVVTAAGFSGPDELLREVIERQLRLVAQWMRLGFVHGVMNTDNTTLSGETIDYGPCAFTENRNPSAVFSSIDVGGRYAFGNQPAVIAWNLTQLAEALLPLIGERAAQGALSTIDERWDHYWLSIPEQQPVFLPRNWMLDRALTTAERDGDLTPFLELLAAVTDPFNPDAGPGWMATPESEDGQFITYCGT encoded by the coding sequence ATGAACGCCCCGGACCTCGCCCACACATTCGCCGAGCACCTGCCCGAGATGGCTGTGCCCGGGCAGGCGGCCACGTTTCCCACTCCCCGCATCGAAGTGCTCAACGAACCGCTCGCCCGCGAACTCGGCCTCGACCCTACGTGGTTGCGCACCGAGGAGGGGACGGGGTGGCTCGCAGGAGCCACCGGTGGCCACGCCACGGCTTACGCGGGCCACCAGTTCGGCCAATTCGTGCCCCTTCTTGGCGACGGTCGCGCCCTGCTCCTCGGCGATGTCACCGGCCACGAGATCCAGCTCAAGGGATCAGGCCCCACCCCCTTTTCCCGCCCCGGCTCCGACGGGCTCGGCGCGCTCGGCCCGATGCTACGCGAGCACCTTGTCAGCGAATTCATGCACGCTGTCGGCGTGCCCACGACACGCTCTCTCGCGGTGCTGAGCACTGGGCAGAAGATCATGCGACGACAGGGCGTGGTACCGGGCGGGATTGAGGTGCGCGTAGCTCGCTCTCACCTGCGAGTCGGGTCAATCCAGTACGCGGCGATGCGTTCGGCGACGCTGCTCAGTTCGGTCGTCACCGCGGCGGGGTTCTCCGGCCCCGATGAGCTCCTCAGGGAGGTCATTGAACGGCAGCTCAGACTTGTCGCACAGTGGATGCGCCTTGGATTCGTCCACGGGGTGATGAACACGGATAACACGACGTTGTCAGGTGAGACGATCGACTACGGCCCCTGCGCTTTCACGGAAAACCGGAACCCCTCCGCTGTCTTTTCTTCGATTGACGTTGGGGGCCGCTACGCCTTTGGAAACCAGCCCGCGGTCATCGCCTGGAACCTCACCCAGCTCGCCGAGGCACTCCTCCCCCTGATTGGCGAGCGGGCAGCTCAAGGCGCCTTGTCCACCATCGACGAGCGTTGGGATCACTACTGGTTGTCTATCCCCGAGCAGCAACCCGTTTTTCTCCCGAGAAACTGGATGCTGGATCGCGCGTTAACGACGGCGGAGCGCGACGGTGATCTCACCCCATTCCTCGAGCTCCTCGCCGCGGTCACCGACCCCTTTAACCCCGATGCCGGTCCCGGCTGGATGGCCACCCCCGAGTCGGAGGATGGCCAGTTCATTACCTACTGCGGTACTTAG
- a CDS encoding YaaA family protein: protein MLIVLPPSETKADGGEETAFDLSFPALDGVRQSLLDDLRALDVDTMMASLKLPASKRADAEQNRSLRSAPVMPAILRYTGVLYDALRATTLPAPATARLAVGSALFGLVRAGDLIPRYRLSASSKVPTRDGRAVTMKARWGTSISDVLSEEGFIVDLRSGSYLALGPSAGAVTVRVETLVGGARKVVSHFNKKYKGELARALALGPDCGSVDDVAVVARDAGFEVEASGTQLTVVV from the coding sequence ATGCTCATCGTGCTCCCACCCTCTGAGACGAAGGCGGACGGCGGGGAAGAAACCGCTTTTGACCTCTCTTTTCCCGCCCTCGACGGGGTCCGGCAGTCGCTTCTCGACGACCTCCGCGCCCTCGACGTCGACACGATGATGGCCTCCCTCAAACTGCCCGCCTCGAAACGCGCCGACGCTGAGCAAAACAGGTCGCTCCGCTCAGCCCCCGTCATGCCCGCGATCCTGCGGTACACCGGGGTTCTTTACGACGCCCTGCGTGCCACCACCCTTCCCGCCCCCGCCACAGCTCGCCTAGCAGTCGGGTCCGCTCTTTTCGGGCTCGTCCGCGCCGGCGACCTCATCCCCCGGTACCGCCTCTCCGCGTCCTCGAAAGTGCCTACGCGCGATGGGCGTGCTGTGACTATGAAGGCGCGCTGGGGGACGTCGATTAGCGACGTGCTATCGGAGGAGGGGTTCATCGTCGACCTGCGTTCGGGTTCCTACCTCGCCCTCGGCCCGTCCGCGGGTGCCGTGACCGTGCGGGTCGAAACGCTCGTTGGCGGCGCCCGTAAGGTGGTCAGTCACTTCAACAAGAAATACAAGGGTGAACTGGCTCGCGCCCTAGCTCTCGGGCCGGACTGCGGGTCGGTTGACGACGTGGCCGTCGTCGCACGTGACGCCGGGTTCGAGGTCGAGGCGTCCGGCACTCAGCTCACTGTGGTTGTTTAA
- a CDS encoding ATP-binding protein, whose product MSNPFRPTFGASPRVWAGREAVLSDFDRAVANGPGDPHRSLIVSGSRGIGKTVLLTELEDRARKQGWLVVRASGREGMAQTLTLSTIPETLSELEPQPDRKLTGFSVAGIGSVSSELTEEAPPVPRLTSAMRKLLAAITTGVLITIDEVQDADPADLSHIAVAYQDLVRDDADVALAMAGLTRGVNRLLDLPGATFMRRARHYELGPLTLDDAARTLTQTAFEAGRSFTPGAAEAAAQFTQGYPFLVQLIGYLAWDTSSGEITEGVVHGVRQEAVERLGTQIHQPSLRDVPPRQREYLDAMAGLDGPVVETSVIAKTLGRPLSAVSDTRSKLIERDLIMPAGWGRVAFAQPYLGDFIRSHRGPRRIS is encoded by the coding sequence ATGTCGAACCCGTTCCGCCCCACCTTTGGAGCCAGCCCCCGTGTGTGGGCCGGCCGCGAAGCCGTGCTCAGCGACTTCGACCGCGCCGTGGCCAACGGGCCGGGCGACCCGCACCGCAGTCTTATCGTATCGGGTTCGCGGGGCATCGGTAAGACCGTGCTGCTCACCGAGCTGGAGGACCGGGCAAGGAAGCAGGGGTGGCTCGTGGTGCGAGCATCTGGACGCGAGGGGATGGCACAGACCCTCACCCTCTCCACCATCCCTGAAACCCTCTCCGAGCTCGAACCCCAACCGGACCGCAAGCTAACGGGGTTCTCGGTGGCCGGAATCGGGTCGGTGAGCAGCGAGCTCACGGAGGAGGCCCCTCCCGTGCCGCGCCTTACCTCCGCGATGCGAAAACTCCTCGCCGCCATCACAACTGGGGTTCTGATCACCATCGACGAAGTCCAAGACGCCGACCCAGCTGACCTCTCCCACATCGCCGTCGCCTACCAGGACCTCGTCCGAGACGACGCCGATGTCGCCCTCGCGATGGCCGGCCTCACTCGGGGGGTCAACCGCTTGCTCGACCTCCCGGGGGCGACGTTCATGCGCCGTGCGCGCCATTATGAGCTCGGCCCGCTCACGCTTGACGACGCCGCACGGACCCTTACCCAGACCGCCTTCGAAGCGGGACGCTCGTTCACGCCCGGTGCCGCCGAGGCCGCCGCACAATTCACCCAGGGATACCCCTTCCTCGTGCAGCTGATCGGCTACCTGGCATGGGACACTTCATCCGGAGAGATAACGGAAGGGGTGGTACATGGGGTGCGCCAAGAAGCCGTTGAGCGACTGGGTACGCAGATACATCAACCCTCGCTTCGCGACGTCCCGCCCCGCCAGCGGGAGTACCTCGACGCGATGGCGGGGCTAGACGGTCCGGTGGTAGAAACGTCGGTGATAGCAAAGACGCTGGGCCGACCTCTTTCAGCCGTGAGCGACACCCGCAGCAAGCTCATCGAGCGTGACCTCATCATGCCCGCCGGCTGGGGCCGGGTAGCCTTCGCCCAGCCATATTTGGGCGACTTCATCCGCAGCCACCGTGGCCCGCGACGGATCAGCTAG
- the mqo gene encoding malate dehydrogenase (quinone), translated as MSDLDGLKVGDEADVLLIGAGIMSATLSAMLRDLEPGWSQIIFERLDGPAQESSYPLNNAGTGHSALCELNYTPEIGGKVDVTKALAINEKFQLSRQFWSHQLETGQLSDPKAFINPVPHVSFGQGESQIDYLRRRYDVLSQNHMFPDMQFSDDASVFSEKLPLMAKGRDFESEPVAISWIDAGTDINYGALTGQFLDAATANGTVVRYGHEVINLKRDGSGWKVTVRNVNTGDKQVVRARFVFVGAGGYALDLLRKGGVPEVRGYAGFPISGLWLRTANQELVQQHQAKVYGKAKVGAPPMSVPHLDLRVIEGEQSLLFGPYGGWSPKFLKKGSYLDLFKSIRPDNTPSYLGVAATNFGLVKYLVEEVFKDFDGRMETLREYYPDADPKDWDTVVAGQRVQVIKPAAAPAFGSLEFGTALVNDQDGTIAGILGASPGASITPAAMLELLTRCFGERMIGWSDKLRAMFPSYGKSLKTDAAAFQEQWDWTQKTLDLV; from the coding sequence ATGTCTGATCTAGACGGTTTAAAGGTTGGGGACGAAGCAGACGTCCTGCTCATCGGGGCCGGAATCATGAGCGCCACGCTCAGCGCAATGTTGCGGGATCTGGAGCCGGGTTGGTCCCAAATCATCTTCGAGCGTCTCGACGGGCCAGCACAGGAGTCGTCCTACCCGCTCAACAATGCGGGCACCGGGCACTCCGCCCTGTGCGAGCTCAACTACACCCCCGAAATCGGTGGCAAGGTCGACGTGACCAAGGCCCTCGCAATTAACGAGAAGTTCCAGCTCTCTCGCCAGTTCTGGTCCCACCAACTCGAAACGGGTCAGTTGTCCGACCCAAAGGCGTTCATCAACCCCGTTCCGCACGTGTCTTTCGGGCAGGGTGAAAGCCAAATCGACTACCTGCGCCGCCGCTACGATGTGTTGTCCCAGAACCACATGTTCCCCGATATGCAGTTCTCCGATGACGCGTCCGTCTTCTCCGAGAAGCTCCCGCTCATGGCGAAGGGTCGAGACTTCGAGTCCGAGCCCGTGGCAATCTCCTGGATTGATGCCGGCACCGACATTAACTACGGGGCCCTGACCGGCCAGTTCCTTGATGCCGCTACGGCGAACGGCACCGTCGTGCGCTACGGCCACGAGGTGATCAACCTGAAGCGCGATGGAAGCGGGTGGAAGGTGACCGTCCGCAACGTAAACACCGGTGACAAGCAGGTGGTTCGGGCGCGCTTCGTCTTTGTCGGTGCGGGCGGGTACGCGCTCGACCTACTTCGGAAGGGCGGCGTTCCAGAGGTTCGCGGCTACGCTGGGTTCCCGATTTCCGGCCTCTGGCTTCGCACGGCAAACCAAGAGCTGGTCCAGCAGCACCAAGCGAAGGTGTACGGCAAGGCGAAGGTTGGCGCCCCGCCGATGTCCGTTCCCCACCTCGACCTGCGCGTGATCGAAGGAGAGCAGTCCCTCCTCTTCGGCCCCTATGGTGGCTGGAGCCCCAAGTTCCTTAAGAAGGGTTCCTACCTCGACCTGTTCAAGTCCATCCGCCCGGACAACACCCCGTCCTACCTCGGCGTCGCAGCCACGAACTTCGGCCTAGTTAAGTACCTCGTCGAGGAGGTGTTCAAGGACTTCGATGGGCGAATGGAGACCCTGCGCGAGTACTACCCTGATGCTGATCCGAAGGACTGGGACACTGTCGTCGCAGGCCAGCGCGTGCAGGTGATCAAGCCCGCGGCCGCTCCGGCCTTCGGGTCCCTCGAGTTCGGTACCGCGCTGGTCAACGACCAAGACGGGACCATCGCGGGTATCCTCGGCGCGTCGCCCGGTGCGTCGATCACTCCCGCAGCAATGCTCGAACTGCTGACCCGTTGCTTCGGCGAGCGAATGATCGGGTGGTCCGACAAGCTCCGCGCGATGTTCCCCTCCTACGGGAAGTCCCTGAAAACCGACGCCGCGGCGTTTCAAGAGCAATGGGATTGGACGCAGAAGACGCTCGATCTCGTCTAA
- the cobA gene encoding uroporphyrinogen-III C-methyltransferase, with protein sequence MGSGRVTLVGGGPGDWDLLTLRGARALQEADVILADHLGPAAQLDNFMDLTGKEIIDVSKLPYGKQVAQERINALLVEHARAGRAVARLKGGDPFVFGRGYEEVEACAAAGVPCSVVPGVTSSVSVPAAGGVPVTQRGVAHSFTVVSGHLPPGDARSLVDWDALARVGGTIVVIMGVRNVRAIAEALIDAALPPTTPAAVIQNGETPAQRTFRSTLADLPDLFERESVGSPAVYVIGEVAGLAHA encoded by the coding sequence ATGGGTAGTGGACGGGTCACTTTAGTGGGAGGCGGGCCGGGGGACTGGGATCTCCTGACACTTCGCGGGGCGCGAGCCTTGCAAGAAGCCGACGTCATCCTCGCGGACCATTTGGGTCCGGCCGCGCAGTTGGACAACTTTATGGATCTCACGGGCAAGGAGATTATCGACGTCTCGAAGCTGCCCTACGGAAAGCAGGTTGCCCAGGAGCGTATCAACGCCCTCCTCGTCGAGCATGCCCGCGCTGGTCGCGCCGTCGCGCGCCTGAAAGGCGGTGACCCCTTCGTTTTCGGGCGCGGTTACGAGGAGGTAGAAGCGTGCGCGGCGGCCGGTGTCCCGTGTTCTGTCGTCCCGGGAGTCACAAGCTCGGTATCCGTGCCCGCGGCTGGCGGCGTGCCTGTTACCCAGCGCGGGGTGGCGCACTCGTTCACGGTAGTTTCGGGTCACCTGCCGCCCGGCGACGCCCGCTCCCTCGTCGACTGGGACGCCCTCGCCCGCGTCGGTGGCACGATCGTTGTCATCATGGGTGTACGCAACGTGCGCGCGATCGCCGAGGCGCTGATCGACGCGGCCCTTCCCCCCACCACCCCCGCAGCTGTGATCCAAAATGGTGAAACACCCGCTCAGCGCACCTTCCGCTCCACGCTCGCGGACCTGCCCGACTTGTTCGAACGCGAGTCGGTGGGGTCCCCGGCGGTGTACGTAATCGGGGAGGTGGCGGGTCTTGCGCACGCTTGA
- the map gene encoding type I methionyl aminopeptidase, whose product MNRRGLLSPGTPTPIRTVPASIPRPEYAWKDEVQENVGEPFVQTVETIEKMREASTIAANALAVAGAAVAPGITTDEIDRIAHEYMLDHGAYPSCLGYRHFPKSCCVSLNEIVCHGIPDTTVVEEGDIVNIDVTAYKNGVHGDTNATFLAGEVEERHRLLVERTYEATMRGIKAAKPGREINVIGRVIESYAKRFGYNVVTDFTGHGVGPTFHNGLVVLHYDSDVYRTILEPGMTLTVEPMINLGALPYRIWDDDWTVQNLDGEYTAQFEHTIVITDSGNDILTLPTV is encoded by the coding sequence ATGAACCGTCGAGGATTATTGTCACCTGGTACCCCCACCCCTATTCGTACCGTTCCCGCGTCAATACCGCGGCCGGAGTACGCGTGGAAGGACGAGGTGCAGGAAAACGTCGGGGAGCCGTTTGTGCAAACCGTCGAGACGATTGAAAAGATGCGGGAAGCGTCGACAATCGCCGCGAACGCGCTGGCCGTCGCTGGGGCCGCTGTTGCGCCCGGTATCACGACGGACGAGATCGACCGCATTGCACACGAATACATGCTCGACCACGGCGCCTACCCTTCCTGTCTGGGTTACCGCCATTTTCCGAAGTCCTGCTGTGTATCGCTCAACGAGATCGTCTGCCACGGCATCCCCGACACGACGGTGGTTGAGGAAGGCGACATCGTCAACATCGACGTCACCGCCTACAAAAACGGCGTTCACGGCGACACCAACGCCACGTTTCTCGCCGGAGAGGTAGAGGAGCGCCACCGCCTGCTCGTCGAGCGCACGTACGAGGCAACGATGAGGGGCATCAAGGCGGCCAAGCCCGGCCGTGAAATCAACGTTATTGGGCGCGTCATCGAGTCCTATGCGAAACGCTTCGGCTACAACGTGGTCACAGATTTCACGGGACACGGTGTCGGTCCGACGTTCCACAACGGACTGGTTGTGCTCCACTACGACTCCGATGTATACCGCACGATCCTCGAGCCGGGTATGACGTTGACGGTCGAACCGATGATCAACCTGGGAGCCCTGCCGTACCGGATCTGGGATGACGACTGGACCGTGCAAAACCTCGACGGTGAGTACACTGCGCAGTTTGAACACACGATCGTCATCACAGACTCGGGAAACGACATTCTCACGCTGCCGACGGTCTAA
- a CDS encoding class I SAM-dependent methyltransferase: MRTLDSLILDQISGGADAGSLTTADTILVCDDPTGDLTAAACGSGRRVVVLDSDYSRCQRAISLGAQIAGDRRLDEFLAGSNGSAVAVGEMPKSLSRLDYLARSIAGAGFDTVTCVFGANNKHLARSMNETLATSFEEVSASRGRGKFRCLVATGPRNVTYEPAAGDGLVAVGGVFSGARADHGGELLRSALPAQLGRFLDLGCGNGSVSRGLDGDITATDSDADAVLSARAIGLSTTWDDAGSRFPAGTFDTIALNPPFHAGTTVDATLVSSLLDASARLLAPGGCLYLVHNSHLRYRPEVERRLGSVEQVARNQRYTVLRATAR; the protein is encoded by the coding sequence TTGCGCACGCTTGATTCCCTCATCCTCGACCAGATTTCCGGTGGAGCGGATGCGGGAAGCCTGACAACCGCGGACACGATCCTCGTCTGCGATGACCCGACCGGGGATTTGACGGCTGCAGCCTGCGGGTCTGGCCGTAGGGTTGTCGTGCTCGATTCCGATTACTCACGGTGCCAGCGAGCCATCTCCCTGGGCGCGCAGATCGCGGGGGACCGGCGTCTCGATGAGTTCCTGGCGGGGTCGAATGGCTCGGCTGTAGCGGTCGGGGAGATGCCGAAGTCACTGTCCCGGTTGGACTACCTGGCCCGTTCGATCGCCGGCGCCGGTTTTGACACTGTTACGTGCGTGTTCGGGGCGAACAACAAGCACCTCGCGCGCTCAATGAACGAGACGCTTGCGACGTCTTTCGAGGAAGTATCCGCGTCTCGCGGGCGAGGGAAGTTTCGCTGCCTCGTCGCCACAGGGCCGCGCAATGTCACCTACGAGCCAGCGGCCGGAGACGGGCTCGTCGCTGTCGGCGGTGTTTTCAGTGGTGCCCGCGCGGACCACGGAGGCGAGCTCTTACGCTCCGCGCTACCCGCCCAGCTCGGGCGATTCCTTGACCTAGGGTGTGGGAACGGATCGGTGTCTCGGGGCCTAGACGGTGACATCACGGCGACCGATTCGGACGCGGATGCCGTCCTCTCAGCCCGCGCTATCGGGCTCAGCACGACCTGGGACGACGCGGGCTCGCGCTTCCCGGCGGGTACTTTCGACACGATCGCCCTCAACCCACCCTTCCACGCGGGAACCACGGTCGACGCGACGCTCGTCTCATCGCTTCTCGACGCCTCCGCCCGCCTCCTCGCTCCGGGTGGTTGCCTCTACCTTGTACACAACTCGCATTTGCGCTACAGGCCGGAGGTGGAGCGCAGGCTTGGATCCGTCGAGCAGGTCGCCCGCAACCAGCGCTACACCGTGCTGCGCGCCACCGCCCGCTAG
- the mtr gene encoding mycothione reductase, giving the protein MSAPSYDEVATPDAHFDLIIIGAGSGNTLIGPDFDGLSIAVIEEGRFGGTCLNVGCIPTKMYVKVADLAFEAAHAGRLGLDIEYKSADWNAIVDRVFTKRIDLIAAGGEEYRRGDGSPNVTVFDGHATFVAPRTLSTAQGSQPRVITGERIVIAAGARPVVPEWAQQVPYHTSDDIMRLSHQPASLTIVGGGFIAMEFAHIFQSLGARVTVVNRSPLLRRLDRDLSEQFNSIAAGTYDVRTGRTVDRADHGPDGVTLTLDDGSSVTSEALLIAVGRRPNGDLLDVDKAGVELLPDGRVRVDEYGRTTAEGVWALGDVSSPYQLKHVANAETRAVAHNLAHPEDLVPLPHDHVPSAIFTHPQIATVGMTEAEALDAGHDVTVKVQNYGDVAYGWALEDTTGVVKLVADRQSGRLLGAHYMGPQASTLIQQMITVLAYDIDLRGFARSQYWIHPALAEVTENALLGLEFDETD; this is encoded by the coding sequence ATGTCTGCTCCCTCTTACGACGAAGTCGCCACCCCAGATGCCCACTTCGACCTCATCATCATTGGCGCGGGATCCGGCAACACGCTCATCGGACCCGATTTCGACGGTCTCTCCATTGCCGTCATCGAAGAAGGCCGGTTCGGCGGGACCTGCCTCAACGTCGGTTGTATTCCCACCAAAATGTACGTCAAGGTCGCCGACCTCGCCTTCGAGGCCGCCCACGCCGGACGCCTCGGCCTTGACATCGAGTACAAGAGCGCGGATTGGAACGCCATCGTCGACCGCGTTTTCACCAAACGGATCGACCTCATCGCTGCAGGGGGCGAGGAGTACCGCCGCGGCGACGGCTCCCCCAACGTCACGGTCTTTGACGGCCACGCGACGTTCGTTGCCCCCCGCACTCTGTCGACGGCTCAGGGCAGTCAACCCCGCGTCATAACGGGCGAGCGCATAGTCATCGCGGCTGGGGCGCGGCCCGTCGTTCCTGAGTGGGCCCAGCAGGTCCCCTACCACACGAGCGACGACATTATGCGTCTGAGCCATCAGCCGGCGTCTCTCACGATCGTCGGCGGGGGATTCATCGCGATGGAATTTGCGCACATTTTCCAATCGCTAGGCGCCCGAGTGACGGTGGTTAACCGCTCTCCCCTCCTTCGACGTCTGGACCGCGACCTGTCGGAGCAGTTCAACTCCATTGCGGCAGGCACCTATGACGTTCGCACCGGGCGGACGGTAGACAGGGCCGATCACGGACCTGACGGGGTTACCCTCACTCTCGACGACGGGTCCAGCGTCACGTCGGAAGCGCTCCTCATAGCGGTCGGCCGCCGCCCCAACGGCGACCTGCTCGACGTCGACAAAGCCGGCGTCGAGCTACTCCCAGACGGCCGGGTGCGAGTGGACGAATACGGCCGTACGACAGCCGAGGGTGTGTGGGCGCTCGGTGATGTCAGCTCCCCCTACCAGCTTAAACACGTGGCGAACGCGGAAACCCGCGCCGTCGCCCACAATCTGGCACACCCGGAAGACCTTGTCCCCCTACCCCACGACCACGTTCCTTCGGCTATTTTCACGCACCCGCAGATCGCTACCGTCGGGATGACAGAGGCAGAAGCTCTCGACGCGGGCCACGACGTGACAGTCAAGGTGCAGAACTATGGCGACGTGGCATACGGGTGGGCCCTCGAAGACACCACCGGGGTGGTCAAACTCGTGGCGGACCGGCAATCGGGCCGCCTCCTTGGCGCGCACTACATGGGTCCTCAAGCCTCCACGCTGATCCAGCAGATGATCACGGTCTTGGCCTACGACATCGACCTGCGCGGTTTCGCCCGATCCCAGTACTGGATCCATCCTGCTCTTGCAGAGGTGACAGAAAATGCCCTGCTGGGCTTGGAGTTCGACGAAACCGACTAA